Part of the Hevea brasiliensis isolate MT/VB/25A 57/8 chromosome 16, ASM3005281v1, whole genome shotgun sequence genome is shown below.
ATTGACTATTTCACCAAGTGGGTTGAAGCTGAATCTTATAAAGTAGTAGGGGCTAAGCAAATAAATAAGTTTGTGCGAAATAACTTGATTTGTAGGTTTGGGGTACCCCATGAGATAGTATCAGATAACGGTACCCAGTTCAAAGGtgatttcttaaaattaattgcCAAATTCAAGAATAAGCATCGTAAGTCCTCACCATACAGGCCACAGactaatggagcagtagaagcagcAAAAAAGAATGTGAAAACCATTCTGAGAAAAATGGTCGAaacctataaggattggcctaAGAAACTCCCTTATGCTCTTTAGGGTTATCGCACTACTATAAGAACATCCAcgggggcaaccccattctctttagtgtatgggactgaagCAGTGCTACCCATTGAAC
Proteins encoded:
- the LOC131174636 gene encoding uncharacterized protein LOC131174636; the protein is MDTDYTKFVKRCHECQIHGNLNHLSPSELYSMTSPWPFSIWGIDIIGKISPMASNGHRFIIVAIDYFTKWVEAESYKVVGAKQINKFVRNNLICRFGVPHEIVSDNGTQFKGDFLKLIAKFKNKHRKSSPYRPQTNGAVEAAKKNVKTILRKMVETYKDWPKKLPYAL